In Meleagris gallopavo isolate NT-WF06-2002-E0010 breed Aviagen turkey brand Nicholas breeding stock chromosome 5, Turkey_5.1, whole genome shotgun sequence, a single window of DNA contains:
- the LOC104911148 gene encoding RNA helicase aquarius-like translates to MAAPATSATPPKKIVAPTVSQINAEFVTQLANKYWAPHAKKKLSFDSKVIEDVYAKEIVKSKFAIRKIMLLEFSQYLENYLWMNYSPEVSSKAYLMSICCMVNEKFRENVPAWETFKKKSEHFPFFFKCILEASLVEDDDEFSLHEQTVLLLFLDHCFNSLVC, encoded by the exons ATGGCGGCGCCGGCGACCTCCGCGACGCCGCCGAAGAAGATCGTAGCACCCACCGTGTCGCAGATTAACGCGGAGTTCGTCACCCAG TTAGCAAATAAATATTGGGCTCCCCATGCGAAGAAAAAACTGTCTTTTGATTCAAAG GTTATTGAAGATGTATATGCAAAAGAAATTGTCAAATCAAA gTTTGCAATTAGAAAGATAATGCTTCTTGAATTCAG CCAGTACCTTGAAAATTACCTATGGATGAATTATTCTCCAGAGGTGTCCAGTAAGGCATACTTAATGTCAATCTGCTGTATGGTGAACGAGAAGTTCAGAGAGAATGTCCCTGCGTGGGAG ACATTCAAAAAGAAGTCAGAGcactttcccttctttttcaaatgcattctgGAAGCATCACTGGTTGAGGATGACGATGAATTCTCTCTACATGAACAGACAGTTCTCCTACTTTTCCTTGATCATTGCTTCAATAGTTTGGTATGTTAA